One window of Drosophila busckii strain San Diego stock center, stock number 13000-0081.31 chromosome 3L, ASM1175060v1, whole genome shotgun sequence genomic DNA carries:
- the LOC108599632 gene encoding probable insulin-like peptide 2 has product MFNKFSVTLAMLLALCALSSSREVNMRLCSDMLNQALSKMCEKTGFNDMVSKRSSYAALGFDPIDPIQFIEAKESADVLPYPLSNGRMSDFYDNNVISSLTATRRLTRNGIIEHCCMRACSKYELSGYCRAP; this is encoded by the exons ATGTTCAACAAATTCAGCGTCACCTTAGCCATGCTCCTAGCGCTCTGCGCGCTGAGCAGCTCCAGGGAAGTCAACATGAGACTCTGCAGCGATATGCTTAATCAGGCGCTCAGCAAAATGTGCGAAAAAACGGGCTTCAACGACATGGTGTCCAAGCGCAGCTCAT ATGCTGCTTTGGGCTTTGATCCTATCGATCCCATTCAATTCATTGAGGCGAAAGAATCCGCGGATGTTTTGCCATATCCCTTGTCTAATGGACGTATGAGTGATTTCTACGATAACAATGTGATCAGCTCGCTGACAGCCACACGACGCTTAACCCGCAACGGCATCATCGAGCATTGCTGCATGAGAGCGTGCTCCAAATACGAGTTGAGCGGCTACTGCAGGGCTCCTTAA